One genomic region from Prunus persica cultivar Lovell chromosome G3, Prunus_persica_NCBIv2, whole genome shotgun sequence encodes:
- the LOC109948122 gene encoding probable aquaporin NIP5-1, giving the protein MKRLAFLNLDINNPTGGTKCLSSCHAPIVTLLQKLGAEFVGTFILVFSATAGPIVNQKYHNAETLLGNAACSGLAVMAVILSTGHISGAHLNPSVTIAFAAFRHFPWYQVPLYIIAQVSASISASFALKGVFHPFMSGGVTVPSVNHGQAFALEFIVTFILMFTITAVATDTRAVGEMAGVAIGATVLVNILVAGPTTGGSMNPIRTLGPAVAAGNCRGLWIYLVAPTLGALAGAAAYTTVKLPDNIPSNQVRGGFPLLPISPNQSIDS; this is encoded by the exons ATGAAACGCCTCGCCTTTTTAAACCTTGATATAAACAACCCAACTG GAGGAACCAAATGCTTGTCGAGCTGCCATGCTCCCATTGTCACTCTTCTCCAGAAG CTCGGAGCGGAGTTTGTGGGGACCTTCATCTTGGTGTTTTCAGCAACAGCGGGACCTATTGTGAACCAGAAGTACCATAATGCAGAGACACTGCTAGGTAATGCGGCATGTTCAGGCCTAGCAGTGATGGCCGTGATTTTGTCCACGGGCCACATCTCCGGAGCACACTTAAACCCATCGGTCACCATTGCCTTCGCAGCGTTTCGACACTTCCCGTGGTATCAAGTTCCCCTCTACATAATAGCGCAGGTTTCGGCGTCCATTTCTGCAAGTTTTGCTCTCAAGGGTGTCTTCCATCCCTTCATGTCTGGTGGAGTTACGGTTCCTTCTGTGAACCATGGCCAAGCTTTTGCACTCGAGTTCATCGTCACTTTCATTCTCATGTTTACTATCACTGCCGTTGCCACTGATACCCGTGCG GTAGGGGAGATGGCAGGTGTGGCAATTGGTGCTACAGTTTTGGTCAACATCCTTGTGGCAGG GCCAACAACTGGAGGTTCAATGAATCCTATCCGGACTTTGGGTCCGGCTGTTGCTGCTGGAAACTGTAGGGGATTATGGATCTACTTGGTTGCACCCACACTTGGTGCCTTAGCTGGAGCTGCTGCCTACACAACTGTGAAGCTCCCAGACAATATACCTTCAAACCAGGTTAGGGGGGGCTTCCCACTACTGCCTATTAGTCCAAACCAGTCTATTGATTCATGA